The Deltaproteobacteria bacterium DNA window NNNNNNNNNNNNNNNNNNNNNNNNNNNNNNNNNNNNNNNNNNNNNNNNNNNNNNNNNNNNNNNNNNNNNNNNNNNNNNNNNNNNNNNNNNNNNNNNNNNNNNNNNNNNNNNNNNNNNNNNNNNNNNNNNNNNNNNNNNNNNNNNNNNNNNNNNNNNNNNNNNNNNNNNNNNNNNNNNNNNNNNNCTCAATCCTGGCTATGGTGGTATTTTTACCCATAGCTTGAGAAAAGACGATCACAGCTTGCCTCTGAAGGCTCAAAAGAGCCTCCTGTGCTGCGTCACAAAATTCGCCTGCGCTTATATGAAATATCTAGTTGGGTAAAGCGTGTGCCCGGTTCAACCTGTACTCATTTAATTCGTTTCCGGCCAGCGTGAAATCGCGTGCCTCCGGCAGGCGGCTCAGGATGAAATGGGCGATGCGCCGGCGGCATATTTTTGCCAATAACACAATGTCGCTGGTATCGCAATTCATTGATAAGTGCTTTCAAATAAAGGCCTTATATATAGTGGCATATGACTTGCTGACAGAATTTTATACGCTTTACCTATATTTGGATATCGGAGAAGAAAAAGTCTCCTGACATGGAAAAGGCTACGGGAAATACGGAGAACCCGCACAGCAGGGATACAATGCGCGAAAAACGTGTAAAGGATTTAATGCTTGACCTGGGTACCCTTGAACATATCTCGCCGGAGACAAAAGTGGCGGAAGCGGTGAGGATGCTCAGAGAGAAATGGCAGAGTCTTTGCCCTGCCTTTCTGCTTGTGGTGGACGAGATACGCAATAAAGAAGAGATCCTTGGTGTGCTTTCAATGGATGATATTCTAAGTCATATGCAACCTTCTACGGAGCCTATGGAAGAGCTTCCGATTTTTTGGCAGGGTCAGTTCCATGAGGAATGTGAGGCAATATTAGAGAAGCAGGCCGGTGAAGTTATGTTGCAGGTAACCCATGTGATTCATCAGAGCGGCACCCTCATGGAGGCTCTCCATCTCACGAATTCCGGAAAGGTCGATTGGCTTCCCGTGGTAGAGAAGGGAGAGGTCGTGGGTATACTTATTAAGGAGGATCTCTTTAAAGAGGTCGTGGCAATGGCCGAGAGATCCGGGTGACTTGGCAATGTTGCATCAATCACAGACATGGGTTGAGCATATCTGTTTGCCGGGTAACTTCCTGATCTATTCATATCAAAATCGGCAAAAAAATGTCAATATTTCTTTATTTGTTAGATTAACGGCATAAATATGCCGATCTTTGAAACCCGGCTTGCGGGAAACCAGAGAACAAATATTATAAAATCAAAGTGTTAACCACAATATAACAGCCATTTCATTTTGGCACATCACTTGCTGAACTAATAAATAATAATGATATAAATATCTTTGCCTTGCCAGGGCAGGACGTAACGGGTTCACCGAAATATTTACTTATTAATCATCGCACATGAGGAGGGAGCGTCAAGTGGAGAAAGAGTCAAAATCTGGAAAATCCGGACGACAAGACTTCCCCTGAGGTTAACGGTATGCCCTCTGCCAGCCGGTCTCCCCGCAAAAGAAGGCTCTTCTTTCATCCCTTTGCCCTTACCTTTATCATTATGTTCGGCCTCTGGGTCGTGCTCTCGGGCCGTTTTGACTCTTTTCATCTCAGTCTCGGGCTCATCTCCTCTGCCATCGTGGCTTACCTTTCGTCCGACCTGTTGAGTCCTTCCGTGAGGGGTCTTTTGATTCTGCTGACCCGATGGATACCTTATCTCCCGTGGCTGATGAAGGAGATAATCAAGGCGAACCTCCATGTTACATATCTGGTCTTCCATCCAAGGATGATGGAACTGATTGACCCGAGAATCATCAAGTTTCGAAGCAGGCTTAAGAGTGATCTGGCCCTGGTAACATTTGCGAACTCAATCACTCTCACCCCTGGCACCATTACCGTCTACATATCTCTTGATGGTGACTTCAAGGTACATGCCATCGACAAGGCGTCCGGTGAGCCCTTGCCTGGCGAGATGGAGGCCAGGATTGCCAGGGCATTTGGGGAAGACTGATGGATAGCATCTTTTTATATTCGGGTCTTTACCTGGCCTTTTTGATGCTCCTCACTCTGTACCGCGCTGTGGTTGGGCCCACGGTTGTGGACCGTATGATCGGCGTCAATGCCATTGGGAGCAAGACCGTCGTATTGCTGATCCTGATCGGCCTTATCTATCATAGGGTGGATATGTTCGTCGACATTGCCCTGGCTTATGCGATGTTGAACTTTATTGCGGTGCTGGCGGCCTCAAGATACTTTCAAAAGCGCAAGGGATTGTATGACGAGTCCCCATATGGGTAGGGGACAGACCTGGGAGATTCTAAATAAATGGATATAATGGATATTATTGTATGTCTGCTTCTGTTTACCGGCCTGTTTTTCTTTACCGGCGGCGCGGTGGGAATTCTGCGCTTTCCTGATTTCTATTCCCGGCTCCATCCGGCAGGAAAGCTCGACACCCTCGGCTCCTTTCTGGCCATGATAGCCCTTGCCCTGTTTAACCTGCACCATTTTTCTCTGGGCACCTTGCTGACCGGTCTCAAGATTATGTTGATCCTGGTCTTTGTCTTTCTGGCCAGTCCCACGGCGACCCATGCCATTGTCGATGCTGGCGTGAGGGCCGGTCTGGCCCCATGGACAAAAGGGGAGAAAAGGAGATAGCCGATGCCCTGGCAGCTGGATTTGGCAATTCTTACGCTGGTCGTCATAGTCGGCATCGGCGCCATCACGGTGAAGGATCTGCTGGGGGCCGCTATCATGTTCGGTGCATACAGCTTTATGATGTGTCTCCTGTGGTCCATCATGGGGGCGGTTGATGTGGCCTTTACCGAGGCCTCGGTGGGGGCCGGGGTGAGCACCGTCTTTTTCGTCGCGGCGGTGTTCCGTACCACAAGGAGGACAAAGGATTGAAGATTACAGGATTGATTATAGCAGTCCTGGCAGGTGCACTGTTGATGTACGCCACAGTTGACTTCCCTCCGTTTGGTGACCCTTATTCTCCTGCCAGTATGCATGTTTCTCCCCGGTATATTGAAAAGACAATGGAGGAAACCGATGTCCCCAACATGGTGACCTCTGTCCTGGCCGACTATCGTGGTTATGACACCATGTATGAAACCACGGTGATTTTTTCAGCCGGTGTCGCCTGCTTTTTCCTTCTGCGGATCTTCCGGCGAAAGGAGCCTGGGGAAAGGCTCTACCGGCATGTGCTTACCGGCGTGACTATCCACGTGAAGAAAGGCGCGAAGCTGCCGCCCTCTGACGACTTCGAAAGGATCGACACCGCGTGGATCCCACACGACCTGATCATCGAGACAGGGTGTAGATTACTGATCCCCTTTATCCAGCTCTTCGCCCTATATGTGATCGCCCATGGACACCACAGCCCTGGCGGCGGATTTCAGGGCGGCGTCATGCTCGGAGCCAGTGTCATTTTGCTGGCCATATCGCAGGACCTCAGAACGGCGGTAAGACGTTTCTCTGAAAAGGTAGACGCGCTACTGTGTGCTATGGGCGTCTTTATCTATGCCGGCACCGGGGCATTGTGTCTGCTGTTGGGTGCCAATTTCCTGGATTACAGCGCCCTTGCTCCATTGCTGCATACCGATCCGGTCATGGCGCGGTCTCATGGCATCTTTATTGTGGAGATCGGTGTGGGAATCGCCGTCATGGCCACCATGATCTGGATCTATTGCAACGTCTCATCAAAGGGCGAATATGAGGAGGGGTTATAAGTGATGGGTGATTTAGTTCAGGTGGTCATCGCAAAGTACAACTACTGGATCTATATTACCCTCATGATGATCGGCCTGTATGCCATGATCGCCAAGAACAACCTGATCAAGAAGATCGTGGGCATGAACATCTTCCAGACGGCCATTATCCTGTTTTACATATCTATAGGCATGAAAAAAGGGGGCACCCTGCCGATAGTAGAGCACGGTCATGGAGCACACCACCACGCGGTCCATGCCGCTGACTATATAAACCCGTTGCCTCACGTCCTGATGCTGACCGCCATCGTTGTGTCCGTGGCCACCCTCGGAGTGGCCCTTGCCCTGGGTGTCAAAGTCTATAACCGGTATAATACCCTGGAAGAAGATGAAATCCTGGCACAGATAAGGAAAAAATGAGCCAAGACTATCCTGCACTCCTTGTCATAGTTCCGCTTCTTTCGGCCTTTATTATCAGTGCCGCCGGATGGGTCAATAAGAGACTCTGCTTTCCCCTTTCGGTTGCTGCCCTGAGTGTGTCGGCCTATTCGTGCATCGGCTTGCTGCTCCGGGTATTGAATGAGGGGGTGGTCCATTACCGGTTGGGTGGATGGCCGCCGCCATGGGGCATCGCCTATTATGTGGATTACTTAAACGGGCTGGTTCTATGCGTGGTGTCCGTGGCAGCCCTCATTAATTTGATAGCCACAAAGAAAAGCATCGAGCAGGAGTTCCCGGAAAAAACCGGGCCATTCTATACATTATATGTCCTCTTTGTTACAGGGATGCTGGGTATCACGGTAACCGGCGATGCCTTTAATCTCTATGTCTTGCTGGAGATAGGATCCATTACGGGCTACGCCCTCCTTGCCATGGGCGACGAGGACCGTGCCCCCCTGGCGAGCCTCAATTATCTGTATATGGGTACCATCGGGGCCTGCTTTTATCTCCTCGGTGTGGGGTACCTGTATATCGTCACCGGTTCACTGAATATGGTGGATATTGCCCATATCCTGCCCGGCCTCTACCAGTCCAAGGCGGTTACGGCCGCCTTTATCATCTGCATGGTGGGCGTGTGGATCAAGATGGCCTTTTTCCCGCTGCATGCCTGGCTGCCCAATGCCTATACATTTGCTCCCTCTGCGGCCAGCAGCTTGATTGCCCCGTTAATGACCAAGGTGATGATCTACGTGATGATTCGCCTCATCCTGACTGTCTTTACCCCTGCGTTTGCCTTTACTACCCTGGCCGTAAGTCACTACATCGTCTGGCTTGCCTGTATCGCCATTGTAATGGGCGCCATCCTTGCCCTGGCACAGCATGACTTAAAGAAGATGTTGACCTACATCATTGTGGCAGAGGTGGGATATATGGTTGGCGGTGCATGGCTCGGAAACCGTGCCGGAATGACAGGGGCAGTCCTCCATATTGTAAACGACGCCCTCATGACTCTCTGCGCCTTTCTCGTAGTGTGTAACATAGTTTACAAGGTAAGAGGATATGCCTTTGCAGACCTGAAAGGGTTGTTTGCCAAAATGCCCTTTACCATGGGTGCCTTTGTGATCGGGGCACTATCCATCATCGGGGTGCCTCCGACGTGCGGTTTTTTCAGCAAGTGGTATCTCATCCTGGGGGCCATCCAGGCGCACCATTACGATTTTATGGTCGCACTGCTCTTCAGCAGTCTGATCAATGTGGTGCTCTTTTTCAGGGTCTTTGAGATCGGCTTTTATGAGCCCTTCAGCGACCATGAGGGGCACGAACATCATTCGGCGGTGATGGCCGAGGCCCCGCTCAGCATGCTGATCCCCCTTTATATAGTTACTGCAGGCCTGATCCTGGTCGGTCTCTACACCGGTGACATCGTAAACCACATAATCCGGTTTGTCATACCAGAGGGCTTTATATGACGGTTTATATGACGGAGATAAAATAGGGATCGAATGGAAACGATTACGTCAATAAGGCCCCTGCTTGCCGTTCTGGTCTCTCTCCTGATTACTCCCTTGCTGGTGGTCTCGGGAAGGAAGCCGAATGTCCGTGAGGCATGGACCTTTGTGGCGGCCGTTGCAAAGTTTCTGATCGTCCTGTCCATGTTACCGGCGGTCCTGCACGGGACCGAGATCGTATATACGGTAGTTCAGTTCATGCCGGGGGCGGCGATCAAGTTCAGGGTTGATGCCCTGGGAATGCTCTTTGCGCTCGTGTCTTCGTCCCTGTGGATCATCACGTCTGCATACTCGATCGGTTATATGAGAGGGCTGAAAGAGCACGGGCAGACCCGGTATTTCTGCTACTTTGCCATCTGTCTTTCAGCAACCATTGGTGCGGCCTTCTCAGCGAATCTCTTGACCCTGTATCTCTTCTACGAGATACTCTCCCTTGCCACCTATCCACTGGTCACACACCATCAGGATATGGAGGCGCGAAGCTCAGGCAGAAAATATCTCCTTTATGTCGTAGGCGCGTCCATCGGCCTCGTGCTGCCGGCCATGCTTATATGTTATGACCTGGCAGGCACCCTCGAGTTCAGCAGACACGGCATCTTGGCAGGGACCGCCGCATCCCGCCCCATGCTCTTTGCCTTGTTGTTCATGTTTGTCTTCGGGTTCGCCAAGGCGGCTATTATGCCCATGCACTCATGGCTTCCGGCGGCCATGGTGGCACCTACGCCGGTCAGCGCCCTGCTGCATGCGGTGGCGGTTGTGAAGGTGGGTGTCTTCAGCATCGTTCGTATCTTGACCGGTGTCTTTGGGATTCAACTCTTATCCTTTTTCCATTTCGGGACGGCAGTATGTTATGTCGCCGCATTCACCATTCTGGTCGGCTCATTCATTGCCCTTTCCCAGGACGGCCTGAAGCGGCGTCTTGCCTTTTCAACGATCAGCCAGCTCTCTTATATCGTGCTTGGGGTAGCACTCCTTTCCCCGAAGGGGATGATCGGCGGCATGCTCCATATCGCCATGCACGCCTTTGGGAAGATCACCTTATTTTTTTGTGCCGGGGCAATCTTCGTGGCCACAGGCAGGAAGAACATCAGCGAGATGGTCGGGATCGGCAGGCGGATGCCGGTGACCATGGCGGCCTTTTTTATCGCATCATTGAGTATCATCGGAGTCCCGCCCTGCGGCGGGTTCATAAGTAAATGGTATCTCGCGTTAGGAGCCCTTCAGGCCCACCAGATAGGCTTTCTGATAGTCTTGCTCTTTAGTTCCTTTCTGAATGCCTGCTACTTTATACCCATTACCTATACGGCATTCTTCTGCAGGCCGGAAGAGGCCATGTTTGAAAACAAGGTGCAAGAGGCCCCTCTTTTCTGTGTGGTCCCCTTGGTTATTACAGCGATAATTTCCGTGATTCTGCTTTTTTATCCACAACCTTTTTTCAGGTTGGCCAGTATGATGGTAGAAAATATAACAGGGATGTAAGCCATGGGCGAGGAAAGAAGTGATGAAATAGAAGGGAAGATGGAACTCAGTCACGAGCCCATTCCCCCGTATAGGACTGTTTTTTTCATAGTGACTATAATAGCTACGTTATACCTGGGTCTTATTTTCGTGAGTACTTTTTAAGACTTGAGGAAATTGCCATGAAAGAAGAGACAGGCGAAGAAAAAAAGTATTTCTTTGACAGGCCGAGAAACTTTAAAACAGTTTTTGGGTGCTTTTTATCTGTGCTGACCGGTCTGCTTGTCGCTGAATTCTTTATCCACAAACATGCCCATTTTTCTTGGGAAGAGTGGCCGGAGTTTTATGCCGTCTTTGGATTTGTAGTCCTGGTATTGATCGTACTTGCCGCAAAATACATCCTGCGGCCGATAGTGGAAAGACGAGAGGATTATTATGATTAGCACGGTCCCGCCAGCAGTCATATTTATCACTGGGGGATTATTGGTTCCCTTTATCAAGGGAAAATGGAAAAGTGCCTTCTTGCTGCTCATCCCTGTGGTCGGCTTCATAAACCTGATCAGTATCCCTGAGGGGACCCACTGGGTCTTCCGGTTTCTCGGTTATGACCTTGTCTTCGGCAAAATGGACAGGCTGAGCCTCCTTTTTGGCTATATTTACCATATAATAACTTTTATTGCCCTGCTGTATTCCCTTCACGTAAAGGACAATCTCCAGCATCTGGCCGGGCTGATTTACTCCGGCAGCGCTCTCGGGGTCGTCTTTGCAGGAGATCTGCTGTCTTTGTTTATCTTCTGGGAATTGCTCACCATCAGCTCTGTTATGTTGATCTGGAGCCGGAGGACAAGGGCATCGCTTTACGCCGGCTTCAGGTATTTTCTGGTTCATGCCGCCGGAGGTCTGTGCCTTTTGGCAGGCATCGTGCTTTACGTGCAGGAGACGGGAAGTATTGAATTCGGACATATCGGATTACATAGCCTGGCCTCTTTATTGATATTTCTTGGCTTTGGCGTAAATTCCGCCTGGCCTATTCTCCATCCGTGGTTGCCGGATGCCTATCCGGAGGCCACTCCCACTGGAACGGTATTCCTGAGTGTGTATACGTCGAAGACCGCTGTCTATGTCCTGGCCAGGGGATTTGCGGGTACAGAGATCTTGATCTGGATCGGGGCAATTATGACGGTGTTTCCCGTCTTCTTTGCGGTCATTGAAAATAACTTAAGAAGAGTCCTGAGCTACAGCCTGATCAATCAGGTGGGCTATATGGTGTGCGGCGTTGGCATAGGAACGCAGTTGGCCATTAATGGCGCAATTTCCCATGTCTTTGCCCATATCATTTACAAGGCCCTCCTTTTTATGTCTATGGGAGCTGTCCTGCATCGCACGGGAAAGATTAATTGCACGGCCCTGGGGGGACTTTACAGGACAATGCCTTTTACTGCTATATGTTGCATAATTGCGGCTGCATCAATCTCCGGCTTTCCGTTTACGAGCGGGTTTGTCACTAAATCCATGACGATAACCGCGGCTGCTGCCAATAATAATTTGACGATCATTTGGTTCCTTTTGATGATTGCCTCAGTCGGAGTGCTGGAACATGCAGGTATCAAGGTGCCTTATTTCGCGTTTTTTGGTCATGACTCGGGCCTGCGTCCGAAAGAAGCCCCTCTGAATATGTGTCTTGCCATGGGTATTTCGGCCTTCCTGTGTATTGCCATAGGTCTGTTCCCCGGTTATTTATATAAGCTGCTTCCTTACCCGGTCGATTTTGTTCCGTACACAGCCTCCCATGTAGTCGGTATGGCCCAGCTCCTTTTGTTTGCTACCCTGGCCTTTGTGTTTTTAGTACTTTCCGGTGTCTATCCGTCCGAGAAAAGGTGCGTCAACCTCGATGTCGATTGGTTCTACCGCAAGGGTGGCCGGCTCTTTTACTCTATCATGGACAAGGGCCTGAACGGTATAAACGCCGCATCAGAAAAGATCTTTGTGGGTGGCCTGGCCGGTTATCTTGGCCGCATCTCAAGGGATGCTCCGACAAGGGCTGCGCTCTCGGTGATGGTGCCCATATGGGTGATAAGCGGTACAACAGGAGAAAAACTGGCCTGCAAAAAGGCCGGTCTCCGCGCAGCATTAGAGACAGGCAGCTCCCCCATCGGGGTAAGCGCTGCCATAGCCACCATTTTTCTTGTAGTCATATTTCTCTTAATGTGATATAGACGGAAAGGGAGATATAAATGGTTTCCATAGAAGACTTGAGAAGGGTCGTATTGTTTGGAGGTCTGACGGACCAGATGCTTGAGGAATTGGCTCCGATGGTTCAAACGGAGTCTATCGGGGAACGACAGGTCATTTACGAACCAGGCAGCAAGGCGGACCATTTTTACTCACTCAAACGCGGCAAGGTGTTGCTCGAGGCAGAGCTTGCCCCGACCCTTATTATCTCTCTCAGTGCCATAAAGCCGGGGTATTCTTTTGGCTGGTCCGCCCTTCTTCCATCGGCGACTCACACATCTTATGCCGCGTCTGTCGAGCCCTCTGAAATATTGGTTATCCCCGGGGCCGGTTTTCTGGCCGTCCTCGATAAGGACCAGGCTATGGGATATGCTGTTATGCAGAAAATAGTACAAATACTGGAAAACCGCCTGGAACATCGCACCGCCCAGTTCCTGAGGGTCATAAGCAAGCATCCTGAGATAGGAGCACTTTTGGGCATGTAGGATGCATCTCAGCGGGCCTTTCCTCATCATCAAGAATTGTGCTGGACCTTGACACGATCAGCAGCAAGATGGTATGTAACTTCTCAATAAGTCAGGGTTTATATGTATTTGCTGGTGAATATTCGGTGAACCCGTGGTCCACTTGGAAATTGACATCCGTGCCCTGCCGCAGGAGCGGTTTGCCTTTTGCAGGGTTTCAACCGCGGGCCGGATTGCATTGCCTCTCCGGTCTGCGATGAGTGAGCTTTGAAA harbors:
- a CDS encoding protein MnhE; this encodes MPSASRSPRKRRLFFHPFALTFIIMFGLWVVLSGRFDSFHLSLGLISSAIVAYLSSDLLSPSVRGLLILLTRWIPYLPWLMKEIIKANLHVTYLVFHPRMMELIDPRIIKFRSRLKSDLALVTFANSITLTPGTITVYISLDGDFKVHAIDKASGEPLPGEMEARIARAFGED
- a CDS encoding Na(+)/H(+) antiporter subunit D; this translates as MISTVPPAVIFITGGLLVPFIKGKWKSAFLLLIPVVGFINLISIPEGTHWVFRFLGYDLVFGKMDRLSLLFGYIYHIITFIALLYSLHVKDNLQHLAGLIYSGSALGVVFAGDLLSLFIFWELLTISSVMLIWSRRTRASLYAGFRYFLVHAAGGLCLLAGIVLYVQETGSIEFGHIGLHSLASLLIFLGFGVNSAWPILHPWLPDAYPEATPTGTVFLSVYTSKTAVYVLARGFAGTEILIWIGAIMTVFPVFFAVIENNLRRVLSYSLINQVGYMVCGVGIGTQLAINGAISHVFAHIIYKALLFMSMGAVLHRTGKINCTALGGLYRTMPFTAICCIIAAASISGFPFTSGFVTKSMTITAAAANNNLTIIWFLLMIASVGVLEHAGIKVPYFAFFGHDSGLRPKEAPLNMCLAMGISAFLCIAIGLFPGYLYKLLPYPVDFVPYTASHVVGMAQLLLFATLAFVFLVLSGVYPSEKRCVNLDVDWFYRKGGRLFYSIMDKGLNGINAASEKIFVGGLAGYLGRISRDAPTRAALSVMVPIWVISGTTGEKLACKKAGLRAALETGSSPIGVSAAIATIFLVVIFLLM
- a CDS encoding sodium:proton antiporter; protein product: MDIIVCLLLFTGLFFFTGGAVGILRFPDFYSRLHPAGKLDTLGSFLAMIALALFNLHHFSLGTLLTGLKIMLILVFVFLASPTATHAIVDAGVRAGLAPWTKGEKRR
- a CDS encoding proton-conducting membrane transporter, whose protein sequence is MSQDYPALLVIVPLLSAFIISAAGWVNKRLCFPLSVAALSVSAYSCIGLLLRVLNEGVVHYRLGGWPPPWGIAYYVDYLNGLVLCVVSVAALINLIATKKSIEQEFPEKTGPFYTLYVLFVTGMLGITVTGDAFNLYVLLEIGSITGYALLAMGDEDRAPLASLNYLYMGTIGACFYLLGVGYLYIVTGSLNMVDIAHILPGLYQSKAVTAAFIICMVGVWIKMAFFPLHAWLPNAYTFAPSAASSLIAPLMTKVMIYVMIRLILTVFTPAFAFTTLAVSHYIVWLACIAIVMGAILALAQHDLKKMLTYIIVAEVGYMVGGAWLGNRAGMTGAVLHIVNDALMTLCAFLVVCNIVYKVRGYAFADLKGLFAKMPFTMGAFVIGALSIIGVPPTCGFFSKWYLILGAIQAHHYDFMVALLFSSLINVVLFFRVFEIGFYEPFSDHEGHEHHSAVMAEAPLSMLIPLYIVTAGLILVGLYTGDIVNHIIRFVIPEGFI
- a CDS encoding cation:proton antiporter, yielding MPWQLDLAILTLVVIVGIGAITVKDLLGAAIMFGAYSFMMCLLWSIMGAVDVAFTEASVGAGVSTVFFVAAVFRTTRRTKD
- a CDS encoding NADH-quinone oxidoreductase subunit J, giving the protein MGDLVQVVIAKYNYWIYITLMMIGLYAMIAKNNLIKKIVGMNIFQTAIILFYISIGMKKGGTLPIVEHGHGAHHHAVHAADYINPLPHVLMLTAIVVSVATLGVALALGVKVYNRYNTLEEDEILAQIRKK
- a CDS encoding sodium:proton antiporter, yielding MKITGLIIAVLAGALLMYATVDFPPFGDPYSPASMHVSPRYIEKTMEETDVPNMVTSVLADYRGYDTMYETTVIFSAGVACFFLLRIFRRKEPGERLYRHVLTGVTIHVKKGAKLPPSDDFERIDTAWIPHDLIIETGCRLLIPFIQLFALYVIAHGHHSPGGGFQGGVMLGASVILLAISQDLRTAVRRFSEKVDALLCAMGVFIYAGTGALCLLLGANFLDYSALAPLLHTDPVMARSHGIFIVEIGVGIAVMATMIWIYCNVSSKGEYEEGL
- a CDS encoding cation:proton antiporter (subunit D of antiporter complex involved in resistance to high concentrations of Na+, K+, Li+ and/or alkali; contains an oxidoreductase domain; catalyzes the transfer of electrons from NADH to ubiquinone), whose protein sequence is METITSIRPLLAVLVSLLITPLLVVSGRKPNVREAWTFVAAVAKFLIVLSMLPAVLHGTEIVYTVVQFMPGAAIKFRVDALGMLFALVSSSLWIITSAYSIGYMRGLKEHGQTRYFCYFAICLSATIGAAFSANLLTLYLFYEILSLATYPLVTHHQDMEARSSGRKYLLYVVGASIGLVLPAMLICYDLAGTLEFSRHGILAGTAASRPMLFALLFMFVFGFAKAAIMPMHSWLPAAMVAPTPVSALLHAVAVVKVGVFSIVRILTGVFGIQLLSFFHFGTAVCYVAAFTILVGSFIALSQDGLKRRLAFSTISQLSYIVLGVALLSPKGMIGGMLHIAMHAFGKITLFFCAGAIFVATGRKNISEMVGIGRRMPVTMAAFFIASLSIIGVPPCGGFISKWYLALGALQAHQIGFLIVLLFSSFLNACYFIPITYTAFFCRPEEAMFENKVQEAPLFCVVPLVITAIISVILLFYPQPFFRLASMMVENITGM
- a CDS encoding pH regulation protein F, with amino-acid sequence MDSIFLYSGLYLAFLMLLTLYRAVVGPTVVDRMIGVNAIGSKTVVLLILIGLIYHRVDMFVDIALAYAMLNFIAVLAASRYFQKRKGLYDESPYG